DNA from Gracilinanus agilis isolate LMUSP501 chromosome 3, AgileGrace, whole genome shotgun sequence:
AGACCAAATGAGTTTTGACTTTGTAAATGCTTAGTAGGTAACTGGCCCAGGGAAATGGGGGAAAGATTGCTGCTTAAAGCAGAGATGGGTGTCTGGCTGGAGCTCCTAATCTTTCCGTTCTCACTTTTATCAGTCTCCGTTTTTAAGGCCTTCCAATACTATCTTCTTTTATCTGGAGCAATCAGATGTCACTGGCGTTGGGGAGCAGGTTTGGGCAGCTCCCAGTTACCTTCTCTTCATGGATTCTGAGCCCCCCACCACCTGCCATCTCCTTCCAGCCACCCTGAGATTGTTTTTCTTATCTGTCCTACAGGTTCACCATAGAGCAGGAAATTGACCTCAAGGATGTCCTGAAGGGCCTTGGGATTTCTGAGATTTTCAACAGAAATGCAGATTTTAGTGCTCTGTCTGGTAAGTTCTAGGAGGCTCATTCAGAATCATAATTAACCCTCTCTGGGCAATGGATGTTTTGATGGTTTGTGGGTGATAGAGGCCCAGGGGGAATGGGACCAGATAAGCGTTTGTTTCTCTGGGAGAGAGTACAATTATGTTTAGAgtggaatattttctttattttggtttGGTTCTTTCCTCTTTCACTAGACTGTCAATTCCTAAAGGGCAGGCAGGGACTTTAAACTATAATTTTGTTGATCATATCAAGTGGCCCAGTGTAAcatgagcagaactgggaaaacaagGTCCACATGACTTCAGTAATATCAAAAGAACAGTAACAGAAAACAAAGAGCTttgtaattataataatcaatCTTGGCCCTAAAAAAAGGTGAGGAAATGATCACCTCCCTGTCCCCctaggcagctgagtggctcaatgcaGAGAGCTCTGGGCTTAGAgttaagaagattcatcttcctgagttcaaatctgacctcagacatttatgggcaagtcatttagcctcgtttgcctcagtttcctcatatggaaaatgagttggaaaaggaaatgacaaaccactccagaatctgagctttgtgaccctgagcaagtcacttcaccctgtttgcctcaattttctcgtCTGATAAgtgaattcaattaaaaataaatgagctagagaaggaaatcttagctttatgatcctgggcaagtcatttcaccttctttacctcaattttcttgtctgataaatgagttggaaaaatttaaaaataagtgagctggagaaggaaatggcaaaccactctagaatcttagctttgtgaccctgggcaagtcactttgctctcttttctttaattttctcatctgtaaaatgagctggaaaaggaaatggtcaaccactccagtatctctgccaagaaagccccaaacagGGTTatgaagtgttggacatgactgaaaatgactgaacaactctcTCTGGAGAAATGAGGTGAATTCTAGAGTGGTCTATTGCATTCCttcacatgattcattttccttaattgtttttccttgttaCAAAGGATGGGCAAATCCGAAACTGATCATGACATAAAAATGAcatatattaataaaactttaatgaGATAAAATAAACCAAGATAATTATTTAAGAATAAGAGTCTACCCAGGTTTCTTTCTTAAGCTACATTAGAACAATAAATTCTCAACACTTAAAAAATTCAAACTGCTTCATCTTGAGAAGGTCAGGACAGAGGATTTGGAGACTTAATAAACCTAAGAGATGATAACACTCAAAGCTTCTGGGCCATCCAATAGAATAAAATCTCTTTGTTGAAAAACCCGTGTAGGCTATATACtaagagaaagggaaatttaaaacaaactttaaaaaaaaaaaaaaaaagaaacatgcttTTAAATTTCCTTAGTAAAGTTCTTTAGCAAAGGGATCCCAGGGTGTGGGAGGGACTGAATCCTTGAGGATTCATTAGGGATGGGAGAATTTGGCTCTCCCCTCTCAAGGGGAAGTGAGCTGAAAATGGAGGAAGAACAAAGAGAATGGGAATGTGTTTTGAGTGGGATTTTGTTTTAGCCTAAGAAACTCAATGAAGAGAATTGGCACGGAATTGGGCCATACTGTGTTGAACCTTGTTGTCTCCTCTTTCTTCAGGCTGTTCCTAATCTCCCCTGCCTCCCAGCACAGTTATTAGCCATCTTCCCCTTTAGAATCTTTCCCCCTTAGCTGCCCCCAAccctagaatataagctccttgagggcaaggaccgcCTTACTTTTGTCCATGCATTTCCATCATCTAGCATCCTTCTTGGCACATattcagcacttaataaatgcatgttgttAAACTTGGCATGGACCTCCTCTACCTTATTCATAGGGCTCAGGGCCAAAAACACAAACAGAGTTTTCTCTCAATGTTTCTGTCCATTCATAAGAAGGAATGGGAAACATTTTCGTGGCTCCCCGCCAAGCACCCAAGGCTCTGATCCATTCAGAGTGGATGTTCTGCATGAAGTAAACGTTGGTGATTCCCCAGAGGACAATGTTTTCCTCTCCATCACTAGCGTGTTTGGAACCATGATATAGTGTGATTTAAAGCTTTTTCCTCATTCGAGCTATTGGAAAAGCCTGTCCTATTGTCCTGGCCAAGCTCCAAAGAGTTAGTTGTATGCTCTGCATACAGCATGGCTGCATTTTCAGATTGGTCTTTTCTCACTAGTTAGAGTCGTTTCACGCATTTAGAAAACATCTTTTCCCATCGAGATATCTGTAATGCAGGAGTCAATGAGTCTGCTGCTAATGGTGACACGGTCAGCTTCTGGACTTAGGGAGACTGTAAGAGGGGACCGATAAACACCTTTTACCTTCAAAGCGACATCCCAATCATGCCCGGTCACCATGGGGCAGTTGGGATTTTGTGCTCAACATTCTGCCTCCATTGTTTAGCCAACTGAATTCAATGCAGCTAGATCTGAGCAGCACTTAATATAGTGGGAGACCAGGGACACAAAGACGCTCTTCTGTTCTCCATTCTCTTTTGTCACAATCTCAGTTATTTCTATTCCTTCCCCCAGGATGGCTTTCCTCTAATATCTAGATGTGATTTCTCTCCCAGACTTCAAACTTTCATTTTCAAtggcctctttaaaaaaaaaaaataaacccttagcttccatcatagaatcaataatgtatattagtcccaaggcagaagagcagttaaaggttaggcaatagggattaagtgacttgtctagggtcacacagccagatttgaacccagaatctcccatctctagaccttactctcagttcactgagccacccagctaccctcttcttctgtttatttttcaatGTTTCATTGAAGCTtttcatttaattcctttttttctatcactGTCACTTCCCACCAACTATATATCTCCTTCCTCCTACCCCATAGAAATCTTCCTGTAACTTATCCTTTCTCTaaaattttccccttctcctgACCTCACTCTTTCTGCCAGTGAAATTACCTTTTAACCAGTGTTCTGTGTTGGAAACCTTGATTCTACTTTTCACTTTGGAGAGATCTCAGCTGTATCCCTTATTTATTGTTCCCAAACTCTTTATTTTCAATGCCTTTCCCATCTATTCCCTCCACTTTATTCCTACGTCTACTTCCTTAGCCCAAACTTTCATCATCATTCCTCTCAATTATGGTAATAGAGTCTCAACATGGCTTCCCATCTTTACACTTTCCTCCTTTCAAATCATTCTTTATTCACACCAATCTTAGGCATCTATGGCCATGGAAGGTCATATCACTCTGCCACTCTCCTGTCTGTGATTTATTAGGAGCTATCATGGATTCATCAAGACCAGATCCTTCTTGAATAAGTTCCTTTCATCATGAAAAATGGTCCTCAAGGCCACGAATCTGGGAGATCTGAGGGAAAACTGATGTGTTGCATACCTGCCTTTAGGAAAGATATTTGGCAAAGTCACCCTCTAGTGTCATCACTCCCTAACCTTTTCCCAGACTACCCTGTGCACACCTGCCAGATCTTTTGTTCTAAATGACATCTCTAATCTGAGTCTTCTGCTCTGCAACCTCTGTAAGTTCCGCATTACTCACAGAATAGTCTAAATTATTTAGTTTGCTGGTTTACAAAGAGTGTCTTATTGgagcctcacagcaaccctgcAAGGCAAAtgctattttctccattttatagttgagtaaacCAAGCCACAGAGGTTAAGGGGCTTGTCCAGTGTTCCATATGGATCCTAACCCACATCTccatgattccaaatccagtgttctataCACTCCCCATGCTGCCTCTGTGTTTGCACTACCGTATGTGTGTTGTTATTGTGGCTCTGTCCCCGTTAACACAGAACACAGCAAAAGGTTTTGCTAAATTAGAGGATTCGATGAGAGTGTTTCTTCTTtaagttataatttaaaaaactccTCTGAGAGCAGTCTATGTAGAAAGagattgtatatgtgtgtgtacatgtgtaggTGTGCACatgcttatgtgtgtgtgtgcacttatGAGTGTGTAATAGGGACTAACGGCTGTCAGCCAATGAATTAATAGATGAATCTTTTTGAGCTTCCCCAGAGcacaagaaagaagaaacacaaaatCTTTTAGCATAAAAAACCTgcccttaataataataacaaaaggatGGATAATGTAAAGAAATTAGgaagccacagcaaaagccataTACAAATCAGCCTTTAGAATCATGCTGTGGATTTATCCATAAAGTGCTCTTACATCACCCTCTTGTTCTCTCTCCTGACACATTCAAAGAAGAGGTTTGTGTGCTGGCTTGTGCTAGAGCTAAGCTCCCAATGGGTTTTATTGAGAGCTAGAAGTGATCTTTAAAAATGTCTGTGATTGAACACATCCCATAGAGTCAACATCCATACTCTATAGAAACCCAGAGTCTAAGAACCCTTCTTATGTTTGGAATGGAGCAGGAgacaaggaaatgtctgagcaaTCATAGCATCAGTCAACATCTATCAATGTTGGGTTTGATTATGATTTATCCttgatttccttccttttgtGATGCCTGTGAAGAATCAGGACAATATCTGATGAGGGGAGACTCTAGAAGTGCCCGCTGAAATCGATGAGCTGAGCCATGGACCAAGTTGACCTGGAGAGATTCCAGGGGCAGCGATGGGGCTGTGGCACTGCTTGGGTCAGGGATACTATATTAAGTCTCCCACATGGACATTCCCAAGCTTAATGTGATATCCCTTCTAatacaatttttattctttgcccAGCTCCCCACTGTAGACACTAGGGATTCTCTAGCCTTCCTCCTCAAAATGCCTACTTAGACCCATGCCCCCTTGGTACTGATTTAGCCCAAAAAGGCACTGATCACCAGTTTCAACCACAGGCCTTGTGTGAAATCTAAGTCTTTGtgggaaatttttctttccttctgttttcagTCACTCggtctacaagcatttattaagtatagaTAATGTGCCGGGTATGAATATGGGTCTGCTTCTGGGACTTAGAGAGACTTGGAAGAAAAATTAGGTGAACTAGTTAATGCTGAAAGTTATCGGCCCCTTATTTGGTGATCCTCCAGGGTAGACCATGTAGTTTCACTGGGGACACCCAAGACTGGGAGCATGGAAGAGGAGGAGTGGAGGAGCAAAAatccagttcctgccctcaaagagcttacattttgttAAGGGAAAGAACATGCTAAAGAACATGCTATGTATGTATAAGTTATAAGCAGTATAAATGGTatgtaatctcagaggaaagacatGGGGAGGGGTAGGGAGGAAAGAGACTGGGAAAGACAAGATCACCTACAAAAGGGGAAATTTCTATTGATTCTTGGGAAGttaggagggagaggagagagttcTAGGAATGGGGGGAACCAATATGGATGCATGAAGATGAGAACAGAAAGTAGGCTGGGGTAGCCCACACATCCATCccaagagaaatgatgaagacATCATTATCAATGCACCGTACAATGTTTTTATGTTAAACCAAAATGGGTAAGGTAATTTGTAAATATAGATTAATAATCATCCATATTTTTGTTTGACATAAAAATGTAGTAAGGGCAAAGacttctggatttggagtcagaggacctgagtttgagtcttaCGTCTATCATATCATCTGAGTGTCCTAATCACTTTTTCTCTCTGGGTCCCCGTGTTTTCTCCTCGTAAACAAATGGTTAGAATCTTCAAATTCCTTTCCAAATCTAACTCTGATCCTGTGATGACTAGttgttatcttttttctttttctttaaataaaaattacagtGTGAGTCAGAGGTTCTTGACCTGGTGTCTATGAACCTCTAAAAATAgatataactgatgattatatttcaatataatttgtttccttctcataatcctgcatattttatttcatgaagtTCAAAACTACATTATGAGAAGGGATCCACAATGCAAAAAGAGTTCAGAATCCTTactcttgattttcttttgaaaatgtttttcctttagaTGTCTAATGCCAAAGGAAGAACTACTATACATTtgagcttttttattttatctgttattgtcaattcatttcagaaaaaaaaatacaaggaaaaagatGATAAAGGTGAAGTTGTCAAAATGAACACAAGTAGACAATTTGAAAgtattttgttgctgttcaattgtttcagccGCATTGGAGTCTTCTTGAAAGAGAGACTGGAggtttggccatttccttctctacctcattttacaaatgaggaaattgaggtaaataggcTTTAGCATTTTtgtggcagagatactgaaatggtttgttatttccttctccagctcattttaaaactgaggaaactgaggcaaacaggattaagtgatttgtccagagtcacacaattagtcaGTGTTTggggctgggtttgaacccatgGGGTTGTCTTCCTGACTCGTCTCAGTGCTTTATCTGCCTAAGTGTATATTCTTCattgaaaattagaattaatgGCCAAGGCTTTAGGCAAGTGAAGACTCTTCTCTGAGATGCCATTTCCTCACCAGTCAATGGTGGACACACTGGTGTTCATGAAGCTGAGTCCAGGAAATTTAAAATGCTGGTGGGATGTTTTCTTCTGGGAACACTGAGGTGACAATGAGCTCTTCTCCTCTCAGGTGCCTCACCCTGTGCCTAACATTcctgagtgcttaataaattttaattgacCAACAGAAGGTCAAAATGCCCTAAAACACTTGCCAGATGCTCTTCTTCAGGCTTAGGAACGACTGGCCTGAGGCTCTGGCAGCCTGAGGCTGGAGCTTCTATCTCACATCATCCCAGGAGGTCACTTTTCACAGTCTCTCCTTGTGCCATTCCAGGAGAAAATAAGTAATGTTTACCCAGGCATCCTGGGCATGTGGAAACAGCTCATCCAGATCCCTCCCAAGATAGCTTATCGTGAGTTCAAATTGAAGCCCCTGGAAGCTGAACGATGGGGAGGGAGATGGAGTTCTCTCATGTTCCAGTTGCTAGGGTTCGAGCTAGggttctttgttttttcctcttctgtagatGAATAGAGGGAAGAGGAGTTGGATCCTGGGAAGATGAAGTGGTTTACTCAAAACCAGCACTAATAAGTTACAAAGGGAATTCACCAGGAAAACTGGTCTCCAAAGCCTCTGTTAGGGACTGACAGAAGAGATAATTTCTGATGATACTGGAAAAGTGTGGAAGAATGGAAATGCCCCGGGGAGAGAGTTAGCTGGAAAGAAAGGAGGGTTGTTAGAGATTGATTCCAAGTTTCTAAGAGAGGATGAAATAAAGCTGAGAATCCCatattataattttgtttctgAAAGAACTCCTTGAAAGGGCAGTGCAGAGATGGTCTGCTGTGGTGGATAAAgggagagccaggaagactcaggatcaaatcttatctctgacaCATGCTAAGGTGTGATCAggggaaaatcacttcatctttcagTGCCTCAGGCAGGAAGTTACAGAGCAGTGACCTGTATTCTTGCAGGGATTTTCCAAACTAGAAATTCCTAAAGTCAATTAAATCATAACCCTGGATATGGTGCAGCAGATAGGAAGACATTTTcatcttcagacatttactagctgtgtgactctgtacaagtcatttaatctgtttacctcagtttcctcatctgtatgaatgagctggaaaaggaaatggcaaatcactccagtatcattgtcaagaaaacaccaaatgaggtcatagagtctgaaaaagactgaacagcAACTGGATCAAATCCTCTATCTTTCCTCctcaacaacaaaaatgcaaGACCAATTgaaatttatttgattttattaaatctcTCCCACAAATGTCTGCCCTTTATTATGGTTATAAAACATTGGAGAAAagcaaaaggaataattttaaggTGCTTCCAAATTGTATTGATGTCTTTAACTTTTTTACATCATAGATATTTCATAACTATAAATTTATAGCTGGCAAAGACCTCCAAGGTTGTGGATGCCATTCCTGCCACCCAATAGGCTTCCTTTATTATACAGAAAAATAACTAAGCAAAATCAGCAGATAAAGGGACCACAACAGATAGAGGAGCTGACATCCTATATCCATGGAGCTCCTTGTCAAGAAATGTCTTTGGGTCACAGTCCTAGCATCATAAGGAATCTCATTTAATCTGATTTCCTGATCATATAGTGGAAAAAACTGATGCcaggataaatgacttgtttaagggCACACATCACACAAACCAtaactgagatcagatttgaacccaggtcctctgatttcagaaTCAGagcttttaattaattttggtgTCATTCTCTTTGCcatattcccttcccccttaAAATCAGATATATTGGAAAAGTTTACCTTTTCCCTCTGAATTTGGGAATCATAGAGTgataagcctggagtcaggaaggctcatcttcccaaattctaatctgacctcagataattattagctgggtgactctgggcaagtcacttcaccctgtttgcctcagtttcctcatctgtaaaatgagctgaagaagaaaatggctaatcactccagtattttagttgtgtgaccctgggcaagtcactttaccctgtttgcctccttttccttatctgtaaaatgagctggagaagggaatggctaGCCACTCTAGTAATCTCTGAGATTTGAGAATCTCTAGGAATACTAacatagcctcagtttccccatctggtaAGGGAAAAGGCCAACAATGAGAAGGTCaccaacaaaacaagaaaaaattagtGGTGGGAAATATATATCAGGAAAATGTCATTTTAGACTAAACCGTTACATCACTTCTTGGTATTTGGGGCAGAAGTCCTCTCTGCCTCGGATACAAAAACAtacttcttgtttcttcttttcctccccagaCAACAAGGAGATTTTCCTGGCCAAAGCCGTCCACAAATCCTTCATAGAGGTTAACGAGGAAGGATCCGAAGCGGCTGCTGCCTCAGGTACCAggttctctctttttaaaaaaataaaacgaaATAAAAATCCAGCCTGCCCGGCTTTTTGTTTCTGGCCCACTTTTCTGTAATACCCTAAAGGgaacacccacacccacacacgcGCACTTCCAGGATCATGCCAAGAAGCTGATGTAGGCGATAACTCAGGGCTGGCGCGAATGCTGAACAAGGCATCCCTCCCCAGGATGATGTGTGGCCCGCCCGGGGTCTCGGGTGCCCTGTTaagctctccctcctccccacaatTTGCCTCTAATGAGTGGTAGGAAGGCTTTGGCAGCAGTTTATAAGGATGGATTTTCTTGCTATGTTGCATCTTTAATTTTCATCCTTCCTCTGCAGGGATTGGGGAATTGAAAGGATGGCTTCCCTTCCATCTTCCATCGCAGGGAAGCTATTCTATTCTGAATAGGCACAACACGATGTACAAGATGACGCCTTGTGTTTTAAGCAAAGGTTTCCCTGCTAGAAATGATGTGTCAGGCTGAAAAATGGCACTCCTGGCCCCTTTCTCCCATCGCTGAATGCCTCTGGGGCCGCCTTCGTGCCTCGTCCTGGTCTCACGTGTGCCCTTCTCCTGGCACCCACCTCGGCTGTGCCGCGACCCCCTGCCTTCTCTTGGCACCTCCGTTCTGTGGAGACGCCTGGACGGGCCAGCCTTGGGTCCTTTCCTGGCTGTGCTTCTGACTTGGTGGATTTCAGTCTATTTCACCTCGTGCCTCCGCACTGGGCACCTCCACTGCCCCCATCCCTGCCCGCTTGGGTACCCCCACTGGATGGTGAGCCCTGTgagggcagagaggcagagactgtcttttggcttgtatttgtattcccagcacttaacagCGATGGGCACACAGGAAGCACATAAGAGATGTTTATTGCTTTGCCTCGATGCTTAATCAATCCCATAGACAGCCTGGCTTTATGGGCTGCAGTCGTGGAGCTCCCTTCTCTGTCCTTCCCTACCAGCTTTTATGGTATTTACCGCTGAAGAAGGTGAGCAACAGTCTAATgatacaacttttttttctgaTGTCTCAGCCCCTCGGTTTTTAGTGGTAGACTTagtcctggattcagattctgcTTAGAGGTGACCTTCACAATCCTCTGGACCATTGAGTTAGCACCAAGATAACAAACTAATTAGGCATTTCAAAAGACCCTCCACTCCCTTTAACAGAGGTTTATGCATGGTGGGTGTCTGTACTGAAGAAGTCTATTCAGATCTGGATTCTACGTTTATTCACCTGTATGCAGAAAAGTAAAGTGTATAGAATATAATTTGTATATTCTACTTATACACGCATAAATCTTCTATTATGCCTTTATGTATGGGGACAGTCATCCCAGACTGTGGGCTTTTGTAGATCAAGAGCCAGAACACAGCAGCGGCCATGGAAGCGGGACCTTCATTCTGCTGGTGAAGAAACTGACCTTGCTAAACAGAGATTTCCCTGGACGTGTGTTTGGTGTTAAAAAGAAGGATTCTGGCTCTTTCCTTTGGCTCAAAAGGAATTAACCTGCCAGATCTCCTTTGGAAAGACACAGACGTGTTTATCCCTGAGAATGCTAACAGGACCCTCCCCAGGAGACGGTGGCTGAATTAGCCTGCTATTCGTGACTTGTTTTTTGTACTTTTAAGGGAGAGGCAAAATGTTAACatcttcttttcactttcttctgCAAAGGAGCGACTGCTAGAACTCACTTAGGGCCTCTCACTGCCGTTATGTTATTGGGCACAAATCTCCCCGTGCCATTTTTAATCATTCTCAGAGCACAAGCAGACTTGTAATTACTTTGGACCCCTTTTTCACTTAGATGCGATTGTTAGTCCTATTTCTCGGTGACATACAGAGCAAGAGGAATTTCTTGGTGAGATGAGAGGCAGTTTCTGAGGCTCTGGTTCACGAAAGGAGTTTGTAGACTACTGAATACAGTCTAGGTTGCAGCCCCGTGTCCCTTACTGGCCacttttcccttcttctccacAGGAATGATTGCCATTAGTCGCATGGCCGTGCTCTATCCCCAGGTTATCGTCGAccatccattcttttttcttatcagGAATAGGAGAACAGGTGAGTCATGAGTGCTGAACCTTTGCTAACGAGTCACACTGAATCTTTCCCAGGCTGGAGAAGACATTGCCTTTGGTACCTCATTTTTCTGATAGCTGCCACCTTCCAAGAGTACTTTggagaacaaaaaagaaactgagaatgaaaagaattttttaacaGCACAGATTAGATTTGATcagtggttctttttttttttttttaattcaaacctattttattttctcagttacaCATcacaacaattttcaacattttccaaaattataaaatgcaaaatggtctccctccctccctcctggctCTCCCTCCACTTAGAGACAGCAAGCAGTTCGATCTGgttcatacatgtattatcatgcaaaatatacttccatactggtcattgttgtaagagaatactgctataaaaccaaaatcccaaaataaagctgtaaataaactaaagtgaaaaatcgcaggctttcatctgcattctgactccgacagttctttctctggaggtggattgtattccttgtcataagtccttcggAATCATCCCGaaccattgtattgctgagagtagccaagattAAGATTCCACAGTCCAGCATcatacgatgttctcctggttctgctcctttcgctctgcagcAGTTCATGGAGTAGATTAGTAGTTCTTAACCTAAGGCTCATGGATCACAGACTTCAGGGGATCCATGAATTTGGACTGGAACAAaatccatctttattttcattaacttttaaCTACCATTTAAGATTTCCTCCagtaatttaaaaacattattcagaggAATCCATTGACTTTGCCAGGCTGCCAAAGGGTGGTCTACATCACAAAAAAGGTTGTTACGTTTGAATTTGATGCATGCCCacgtcctttccaactctgaaatactGTGAAATTTATCATTCCGGCAACTTTGTCCTTCCAGCCCTCAGACTCACAACCTAGGGGTCATCCTAGATTCTTCACTTTCTCCTATCGCagcccctctcccctcccctgcccaCCTCCAAGACGTTGCCAAGCCCTTCGattttagaattg
Protein-coding regions in this window:
- the SERPINI1 gene encoding neuroserpin encodes the protein MPTDQITAPGYLVSYHLMDAVVPRFTIEQEIDLKDVLKGLGISEIFNRNADFSALSDNKEIFLAKAVHKSFIEVNEEGSEAAAASGMIAISRMAVLYPQVIVDHPFFFLIRNRRTGTILFMGRVMHPEAMNTSGHDFEEL